A region of Crenobacter cavernae DNA encodes the following proteins:
- the gshB gene encoding glutathione synthase — translation MRILVIADPLEHFKIYKDTTFAMMEAAAKRGHALFACEAHQLAIEGGRVLADVARITLTGDKGEWFKRGDTERHPLFAFDAVLMRKDPPFDLEYLYATQLLTLAEQQGAKVFNSGQAMRDFNEKLAILNFADYTSPTLVSAEPSRLRAFVNQHQDVILKPLDSMGGDSIFRVTPQDANLTVIIETISRRGTRTVMAQRYIPEIRDGDKRVIVIGGKPVDFCLARVPLAGETRGNLAAGGTGVARELTKRDREIAEALGPELVRRGILFAGLDVIGDYLTEVNVTSPTCFREIMDQSGIDVAGLYIDALEAACGQTA, via the coding sequence ATGCGCATCCTCGTCATCGCCGACCCGCTCGAACACTTCAAGATCTACAAGGACACCACCTTCGCCATGATGGAGGCGGCCGCGAAGCGCGGCCACGCGCTGTTCGCTTGCGAGGCGCACCAGTTGGCGATCGAGGGCGGCCGCGTGCTCGCCGATGTCGCGCGCATCACGCTCACCGGCGACAAGGGCGAATGGTTCAAGCGCGGCGACACCGAGCGTCACCCGCTATTCGCGTTCGACGCGGTGCTGATGAGGAAAGACCCGCCGTTCGACCTCGAATACCTGTACGCGACCCAGCTGCTGACGTTGGCCGAGCAGCAGGGCGCCAAGGTATTCAACAGCGGCCAGGCGATGCGCGACTTCAACGAGAAGCTCGCCATCCTGAACTTCGCCGACTACACGTCGCCGACGCTGGTCTCGGCCGAACCCTCGCGCCTGCGCGCCTTCGTCAACCAGCACCAGGACGTGATCCTGAAGCCGCTCGACAGCATGGGCGGCGACAGCATCTTCCGCGTCACGCCGCAGGACGCGAACCTGACGGTGATTATCGAGACGATCAGCCGGCGCGGCACGCGCACGGTGATGGCGCAGCGCTACATCCCCGAGATCCGCGACGGCGACAAGCGTGTGATCGTGATCGGCGGCAAGCCGGTCGACTTCTGCCTCGCGCGCGTGCCGCTGGCCGGCGAGACGCGCGGCAACCTCGCCGCCGGCGGCACCGGTGTCGCGCGCGAGCTGACGAAGCGCGACCGTGAGATCGCCGAGGCGCTCGGCCCGGAACTGGTACGCCGCGGCATCCTGTTCGCCGGGCTCGACGTAATCGGCGACTACCTGACCGAGGTCAACGTCACCAGCCCGACCTGCTTCAGGGAGATCATGGACCAGAGCGGCATCGACGTCGCCGGCCTCTATATCGACGCGCTGGAAGCCGCGTGCGGGCAGACGGCGTAA